The genomic stretch GAGAAGCCATGATCCTTTCGTTGTCCCACCCTCGCAACCTTGGAAGTCTCGCGTTCGTCACGGGAGTGACGAGCATCGTCTGGTGTCTTTTTGTCGGCTGGTCCGGCCCGAGCAACGCATATACCGGCGCCATCCTCGCACTTGCTTTCGCGCTCGCGCTCGACTTCGGTCGGCGAAAAAAAATCGCTGAGATCGAGCTCGACGCCAAATCGGACGATGCGACGTCGGTTCGTCAGATCCTTGTGAATGGCGTGCAGGTCGGCACGCTCCCGGCTCGCGAAGTCGCGGAGTTAAAGCTCGGCGTGGCACTCGATCCTGCCATCTACGCGTCGCAATTTCTGGTCGTCGGAAGAACTCTCCTGTACGGCGCGCTACTCGCCTTCGCCGTTGCGCCGCTTCTCGCAATTTGGGCGGTCCTCATCAATCTGTGGATAGACCCGCACCACACGGCCCAAACCGCTCTGATCGTCAGCCGCACGGTTCAATCGCTCGCCAACCACGGCCAGGTTCTCGACATGTTCGACTCGGTCGCCGAAGCCACGGCGCGCTGTGCCGGGGGAATCTGGATGCTAGGAACCTCCGCCATCGCAATCGTTTCGCCGGCGAACTACTTTCCGAACGTTTTCCGCCGCCGCTTTCACTTCCTTCTCAGGCAACGTGTCAACTGCGCGGCCGATGGTGCGACACAGATGCGCACTCACTAACCGCGTGACGCGTCCGATTTCCTGCGCGCGAGCTGATCGCTACGCAGGACGTCTTCCCCTTTATAGCCCCAGCCTGGGTCATGCCCCGAAATGAAACCTCTCGTGCCGATCACACTCGCGGTCGCGGTGATTGTCGACCTTGTGATGTTCTTCACCCGGCTCGGCCCGCACACCACGATGGTCTTTGCCTGCGCGGTGGCGGGACTGTTCGCCGGCGGATGGGCGATCGCGGAAATCCTCCGACACCTGAATCATTGGCGCAAGCATCGAAATGCCAACGAGACGATGCTCATGGAGCAGCGCTTTCCTTTTTGCCACGTTACCCGGCTGTCGCACGGGCAGTGGTTCCTTACCGAGAAAGCCACTGGACGCAAATTCGATCCGCCGGGACTCCGCACGCACCGGCCCACTAGCCAGATAGACCGGAGTGCAACATGACCGATGTTTTCTTCGCCGGCGTCACCGTGTCGCTCGAGGACGTCCAGGAACATCCCGTTGCCTTCGTCCGCCAGCTCGAGCGCGCGAAGATCAATCCGGGCCACGCGCAGTGCCTTTGCCGTGGCGCCGCGGCCCCGCTCCGCCTCCAGATCCGCCGATACGGTAGCCTGCTGCACCTCGCCGGGTGGCCGGATGAAGGTCCTCTGCACGACCGCCAGTCTTGTTCGTTCCACAAGGACGCGAACGAAGGCGGAAGCGACGCAGGCAAGACCCTGCCGGGAATCGTTGCCACCGCGGCGGGCTTGCGGGTGAAGCTCGACGTCGCCCTCACGCAGCGCGCGGTCGGCGCGGCGTCCAAGAGCCCTCGGCAAGCCGGCGCACCCGCAACCTCACGCCGGTCGGCGCCGCTCCTCGGCTTCCTGCAAGCGCTCTGGCAAATCGCCGGTCTGAATCGATGGTCCGGGACCGACCGAACGCGGAACTGGGGTGTCTGCAATGCGCGTGTCCTCGCCGGGGTGGGTGACGCCGTGATCAACGGCGAACCTGCTGAACAGGTACTGCACGTCATGCGCAGGTACCAGGAAGCCGACCGAGCAGCGATCAACGCCGAGTTCGATGCATTTCTCGGCCGTGTCGGCCAGCGAGAAGGTACGAACCATCGCGGCCTCGTCGTCGGCGAGATCTCGGAAATCGGCACGACCCCTTACGGCCGGTCGATCACTTTGCGCCAGAGCGCGAAGCGGTACTACTGCAGCACCGATTTGGTCGCCCTCGCAGAAAAGCGGTACAGCCACGCGCTACGCCCGCTCGGTAACCGTGACGCCAGGGTGGTTGCAATTCTCGTAATCGAGTGCACGCCCAAGGGACATCACGTGGTGGTCAATTTCGCCGCCATGCTCTGTTCCGCCAACTACATCACCTGCGATTCGATCCACGAAGTCGCAATGGCAAATCGGCTCGTTGCCGAAGGCCGCCGCTTCGACAAACCGATCCGGCTCGAAGATGGGGCCGAGATGCTGCCCGACTTCATCCTCACGGACACGACAGTTCCAACCCACATCGAGGTGTACGGCATGAACGGCGTGGCCGAGTACGAGGCTCGCAAACGAGAAAAGCGGTGTCTTCGAGTCGCGCGCGGGATCCATGCTGTCGAGTGGGATATCGACGTGACCGCGCTCGGCGACGTCCCATTACCACCCGCCGCACGACGAAACGCCGGGCCTTGACTTCGCCGTGCGCGCGGCAAGATGGATGCACCTTCTCAACCAGGATGGTTCCAATGCACGGCAAGGCGCTGTTCCTCCAACGCGCGGTCTCCCGAACCGACCAGTGGGGCCCGCAATTCCCCGCCCTCTCCATGGCATGCCACCAGAGCGACTCCATCTCCGGCGGCCGCCAACTCGCCATCGCGGTCACCGATGCTCACGGCATGCGGTGCGCGGTCTTCACCAGCTTCGGTGCGATCCTCGAGTTCCGGGCGTCGTGGGGCGAGCTGGAACGCGCGAGCACCTGGTGGCACTACGCGCGCGCGTGGCATTTCTGGGTCGTCGACAATCAGCAGTCCGCGCTGCGAGTATCTCCTACCGACTCGAGTCACGTCGTCGTGACATCCTCCGGTAAAACCAACCCCTCGGGACCATCTACTGGCGCGCTCTTGTCCCTTATTCGCGCCGCGGAGAAGCGCGCGTCGGGCGGCTAATCCGGACGGAGCAAACAACAATCGGAAGGAATATCAGCGCTTTTCTCGGTATTGCCGACTCGCAAAAACAGGAATAATGCGGGCGACTTGAAAACAATATTCTTTCTAAAATGATCGAACAGCTCTATCCATGTGAGCATTGTGGCGGCCGGCCGACCGTCGGCCGATCGCAACGACTCGTTGAATGCGACGAGAATCACCGATTCGATTTTAGCCAGTTCGGCCGTTTCGGCGGCCCTCCTCGTTTTGGTGATGTACTTCCCCGCCCCCCTGAAGCCCCTCTTACCGAATCGCTGGTCTGCATCTGCTGCACCGGATGCGGGATGTCGACGCAATGGGAACCGGTTGGAGACGACGAGACGGCCGCGAAAAACCGGTGCGCTGAAACATGGAACCGGCGCCTCAACAGACCGGCGGTGACGCAAAATGATCTACGCAAGCTCATCGAGCGCGAGCTCGGCGCGTGCGACGCGCAGCTGGTGCTCGACATGTTGTCCCGCGCAGACGGAGACTGGACGGAGATCGGCCCGATCTTCAAGATGCTGGCCCAGCGAATTGTCGATGCGACTGTCGTGACCTTCGACACTTGGCCAATCGCACCCGTACTCGAAGACTCGGCAAGGTATCGAAAGCTCGTGCAGTTGGCGAAATGGATCGAGATCGATGGCGAGGACTACGTTCAGTTCCCGAAGATTCACTCTCCGAACGAGCACCGCGACTTCCTGTTCGAGGATCGGATCGCAGTCGCCGTCGACGCCATGCCTGATCGCGACCGCTGGTAGAAATAGAGCAACACT from Burkholderia ubonensis subsp. mesacidophila encodes the following:
- a CDS encoding Lar family restriction alleviation protein, producing the protein MIEQLYPCEHCGGRPTVGRSQRLVECDENHRFDFSQFGRFGGPPRFGDVLPRPPEAPLTESLVCICCTGCGMSTQWEPVGDDETAAKNRCAETWNRRLNRPAVTQNDLRKLIERELGACDAQLVLDMLSRADGDWTEIGPIFKMLAQRIVDATVVTFDTWPIAPVLEDSARYRKLVQLAKWIEIDGEDYVQFPKIHSPNEHRDFLFEDRIAVAVDAMPDRDRW
- a CDS encoding DUF1173 family protein — translated: MTDVFFAGVTVSLEDVQEHPVAFVRQLERAKINPGHAQCLCRGAAAPLRLQIRRYGSLLHLAGWPDEGPLHDRQSCSFHKDANEGGSDAGKTLPGIVATAAGLRVKLDVALTQRAVGAASKSPRQAGAPATSRRSAPLLGFLQALWQIAGLNRWSGTDRTRNWGVCNARVLAGVGDAVINGEPAEQVLHVMRRYQEADRAAINAEFDAFLGRVGQREGTNHRGLVVGEISEIGTTPYGRSITLRQSAKRYYCSTDLVALAEKRYSHALRPLGNRDARVVAILVIECTPKGHHVVVNFAAMLCSANYITCDSIHEVAMANRLVAEGRRFDKPIRLEDGAEMLPDFILTDTTVPTHIEVYGMNGVAEYEARKREKRCLRVARGIHAVEWDIDVTALGDVPLPPAARRNAGP